One part of the Streptomyces sp. NBC_00286 genome encodes these proteins:
- a CDS encoding class II fructose-bisphosphate aldolase: MPLAATGELVSRAATEGTAVAAFNIITLEHVEAVVAGAESVNAPVILQVSENAVKFRRGRLLPLARAATAAAEQASVPVALHLDHVQSDGLLRQAPDAGFSSVMYDASRLPYAENLTATRTAARWAHDQGLWIEAELGEVSGKNGRPRLDAHAPAARTDPAEARAFVADSGVDALAVAIGSVHAMTTRTAALDHALLKRLAATLDVPLVLHGSSGLPDTELTAAVTGGITKVNFGTALNLAMTGAIRDFLAADPEAVDSRQYLTVAREAMTVAVARIMRVVRAG, encoded by the coding sequence GTGCCCCTCGCAGCAACCGGTGAGCTGGTCAGCCGGGCGGCCACGGAAGGCACCGCTGTCGCCGCGTTCAACATCATCACGCTGGAGCATGTCGAAGCCGTCGTCGCCGGCGCCGAATCCGTGAACGCCCCCGTCATCCTCCAAGTCAGCGAGAACGCCGTGAAGTTCCGCCGCGGACGACTGCTCCCGCTGGCCCGCGCCGCCACCGCGGCGGCCGAACAGGCCTCCGTACCCGTCGCGTTGCACCTCGACCACGTACAGAGCGACGGACTGCTGCGACAGGCACCCGACGCCGGATTCAGCTCCGTGATGTACGACGCCTCGCGGCTGCCATACGCCGAGAATCTCACCGCCACGCGGACCGCAGCCCGCTGGGCCCATGACCAAGGGCTATGGATCGAGGCCGAGTTGGGAGAGGTCAGCGGCAAGAATGGCCGACCACGGCTGGACGCCCATGCCCCCGCCGCCCGGACGGATCCCGCCGAGGCACGCGCCTTCGTCGCCGACTCCGGCGTGGACGCCCTCGCCGTGGCGATCGGCAGCGTCCACGCCATGACCACCCGCACTGCCGCCCTCGACCACGCCCTCCTCAAACGACTTGCCGCCACCCTCGACGTCCCCCTCGTCCTGCACGGCTCCTCCGGCCTCCCGGACACCGAACTGACGGCAGCCGTCACCGGCGGAATCACCAAGGTCAACTTCGGAACAGCCCTGAACCTCGCGATGACGGGCGCGATCCGCGACTTCCTCGCCGCAGACCCCGAGGCGGTGGACTCGCGCCAGTACCTCACGGTGGCGCGCGAGGCGATGACGGTGGCGGTGGCGCGGATCATGAGGGTGGTACGAGCCGGCTGA
- a CDS encoding ketol-acid reductoisomerase gives MTSMTYASTVFPLETMTVPGGTETILRGGRHLFPLLPKAFAGVHRIGVIGWGPQGRAQASNLRDSLAGTDIRVAVGLRPGSASAADARAHGFTEADGTLGDWLAVTAESDLVILLIADAALAAHHQELFAALKPGATICLSHGFLLGHLRETGGEFPVGHGVIAVCPKGMGDSVRRLYLQGAEVNGAGINSSFAVHADPDGHAVDRALGWSVALGSPYTFHTTLDSEYRSDIVGERAILLGAVHGIVESLYARFRLAGDDPVTAYERSCENVTGPIARTISGSGLRAVRENLDPAGRDTFDRAYTATYGPARDLIAEIYDEVADGTELRSVILAEQRLGTRPMTEIGGSPMWAAGEEVRARRAQRALPVDPFTAGVFIATMTAQIDEFAERGHPWSEIVNESVIEAVDSLLPYMHARHVAYMVDNCSRTARLGARRWGPRFQAAYEQIAFPASENPADQALLNTFTTNPAHEALAAAAKLRPSVDIAVV, from the coding sequence ATGACCTCGATGACGTACGCGTCCACCGTCTTCCCCCTCGAAACCATGACCGTCCCCGGCGGCACCGAGACGATCCTGCGCGGCGGCCGCCATCTCTTCCCTCTGCTGCCGAAGGCCTTCGCGGGCGTCCACCGCATCGGCGTCATCGGCTGGGGCCCTCAAGGCCGCGCCCAGGCAAGCAACTTGAGGGACTCCCTCGCCGGTACGGACATCCGCGTCGCCGTCGGACTTCGCCCCGGTTCCGCCTCGGCCGCCGACGCCCGCGCGCACGGGTTCACCGAGGCGGACGGCACGCTCGGCGACTGGCTCGCCGTCACCGCCGAGAGCGACCTGGTGATCCTGCTGATCGCGGACGCCGCGCTCGCAGCCCACCACCAGGAGCTGTTCGCGGCGCTGAAGCCCGGCGCCACGATCTGCCTGTCACATGGCTTCCTGCTCGGTCATCTCCGGGAAACCGGCGGCGAGTTCCCGGTCGGGCACGGCGTGATCGCCGTCTGCCCCAAGGGCATGGGCGACTCGGTGCGACGGCTGTATCTGCAGGGCGCGGAGGTCAACGGTGCCGGAATCAACAGCAGTTTCGCCGTGCACGCAGACCCCGACGGTCACGCCGTCGACCGTGCGCTCGGCTGGTCGGTCGCGCTCGGCTCCCCGTACACCTTCCACACCACCCTGGACAGCGAGTACCGCTCCGACATCGTCGGCGAGCGCGCCATCCTGCTCGGCGCCGTCCACGGCATCGTCGAGAGCCTGTACGCGCGCTTCCGCCTCGCCGGTGACGACCCGGTGACGGCGTACGAACGGTCCTGCGAGAACGTCACCGGCCCGATCGCCCGCACCATCTCAGGCTCCGGACTGCGGGCGGTGCGCGAGAACCTCGACCCGGCGGGGCGGGACACCTTCGACCGCGCGTACACGGCGACGTACGGCCCCGCCCGCGACCTCATCGCCGAGATCTACGACGAGGTCGCCGACGGCACCGAACTGCGCAGCGTGATCCTCGCCGAACAGCGCCTCGGCACCCGCCCGATGACCGAGATCGGCGGCTCGCCCATGTGGGCGGCGGGCGAAGAGGTACGCGCCCGGCGAGCCCAACGCGCGCTGCCTGTCGACCCGTTCACGGCAGGCGTCTTCATCGCCACCATGACAGCCCAGATCGACGAGTTCGCCGAACGCGGCCACCCCTGGTCGGAGATCGTCAACGAGTCGGTCATCGAGGCCGTCGACTCACTGCTGCCCTACATGCACGCCCGCCACGTCGCGTACATGGTCGACAACTGCTCCCGCACAGCCCGCCTGGGCGCCCGCCGCTGGGGCCCACGCTTCCAGGCGGCGTACGAGCAGATCGCCTTTCCCGCCTCCGAAAACCCCGCGGACCAGGCCCTGTTGAACACCTTCACCACGAACCCGGCACACGAGGCGCTGGCCGCGGCGGCGAAACTCCGGCCGTCCGTGGACATCGCCGTGGTCTAG
- a CDS encoding PLP-dependent cysteine synthase family protein: MTTPEQARTHEPMATLDVDHSDTEYRHWLKEAVRKVQADANRSADTHLLRFPLPEAWGIDLYLKDESTHITGSLKHRLARSLFLYGLCNGWIRRGRPVIEASSGSTAVSEAYFAKLIGVPFIAVMPRTTSAEKCRLIEFHGGRCHFVDDPRKMYEESAALAAETGGHYMDQFTYAERATDWRGNNNIAESIYRQLQLERYPEPAWIVATAGTGGTSATIARYVHYMQYDTRICVADPENSCFFEGWTTGNADVTTDCGSRIEGIGRPRMEPSFVPGAVDRMMKVPDAASVAAVRALEQSIGRKAGGSTGTGLWGALKIVAEMVAAGRTGSVVTLLCDPGDRYLDKYYSDEWLGAQGLDIAPYAKAIESLLATGVWPD, encoded by the coding sequence GTGACAACCCCAGAGCAGGCCCGCACCCATGAGCCGATGGCCACACTCGACGTCGACCACAGCGACACGGAGTACCGGCACTGGCTCAAGGAAGCCGTACGCAAGGTCCAGGCCGACGCCAACCGCTCCGCCGACACCCATCTGTTGCGCTTCCCACTGCCAGAGGCGTGGGGCATCGACCTCTACCTCAAGGACGAGTCCACCCACATCACGGGCAGCCTCAAGCACCGCCTGGCCCGCTCGCTGTTCCTGTACGGCCTGTGCAACGGCTGGATCCGGCGCGGCCGACCCGTCATCGAGGCGTCCAGCGGCTCGACGGCAGTCTCGGAGGCGTACTTCGCGAAGCTGATCGGAGTCCCCTTTATCGCGGTCATGCCCCGCACGACCAGCGCCGAGAAGTGCCGACTGATCGAATTCCACGGCGGGCGGTGCCACTTCGTGGACGACCCACGCAAGATGTACGAGGAGTCCGCCGCCCTGGCGGCCGAGACCGGCGGCCACTACATGGACCAGTTCACCTACGCGGAACGGGCCACGGACTGGCGCGGCAACAACAACATCGCCGAATCGATCTACCGCCAGCTGCAGTTGGAGCGCTACCCCGAGCCCGCGTGGATCGTCGCCACGGCCGGCACCGGCGGCACGTCGGCGACCATCGCCCGCTATGTGCACTACATGCAGTACGACACCCGCATCTGCGTGGCCGATCCCGAGAACTCCTGCTTCTTCGAGGGCTGGACGACGGGCAACGCGGACGTCACCACCGACTGCGGTTCACGCATCGAGGGCATCGGCCGGCCGCGCATGGAGCCGAGCTTCGTACCGGGCGCCGTCGACCGGATGATGAAGGTCCCGGACGCGGCGAGCGTGGCCGCCGTACGCGCACTGGAACAGTCGATCGGCCGCAAGGCGGGCGGCTCGACCGGCACCGGCCTGTGGGGCGCCCTGAAGATCGTCGCCGAGATGGTGGCCGCGGGCCGCACGGGAAGCGTCGTCACGCTGCTGTGCGACCCTGGAGACCGCTACCTGGACAAGTACTACTCGGACGAATGGCTGGGCGCACAAGGGCTGGACATCGCCCCGTACGCGAAGGCGATCGAGTCACTGCTGGCTACGGGGGTGTGGCCGGACTAG
- a CDS encoding methyltransferase: MTERMAKPWGEYELARFPEDPRERLRAWDASDTYLLTHLAELRERGQSLDGTVVVVGDRWGALVTALHSLRPTQITESFLAQEATRANLARGGVDTDSVRLLTAQDPPPDRIDVLLIRVPKSLALLEDQLLRLAPGVHEGTVVVGTGMVKEIHTSTLRLFERILGPTRTSLAEKKARLIFCEPDPALIRPKNPWPHTYTLPDGIGPVSGRTVVNHAGVFCAERLDIGTRFFLQHLPYGPGAGRVVDLGCGNGVVGTAMALADPEAEVLFVDESYQAVASAEATYRANSEGAVGKAEFRVGDGLTGVPPESVDLVLNNPPFHSHQATTDATAWRMFSGARRSLRPGGELWVVGNRHLGYHVKLRRLFGNSQVVASDAKFVVLKAVKK, translated from the coding sequence ATGACCGAGCGTATGGCGAAACCATGGGGCGAGTACGAGCTGGCCCGTTTTCCCGAGGACCCCCGTGAGCGGCTGCGCGCCTGGGACGCCTCCGACACGTATCTGCTGACGCATCTCGCGGAACTCAGGGAGCGGGGGCAGTCGCTGGACGGAACCGTCGTCGTGGTGGGCGACCGCTGGGGCGCCCTCGTCACCGCCCTTCACTCGCTGCGGCCGACGCAGATCACGGAATCGTTCCTCGCCCAGGAGGCGACCCGCGCGAATCTGGCACGAGGCGGAGTCGACACGGACTCGGTGCGCCTGCTCACCGCCCAGGATCCGCCGCCCGACCGGATCGACGTGCTCTTGATCCGCGTACCCAAGAGCCTCGCGCTCCTGGAGGACCAGTTGCTGCGTCTGGCACCCGGAGTGCACGAAGGGACGGTCGTCGTCGGTACCGGAATGGTCAAGGAGATCCACACCTCGACGCTGCGGCTGTTCGAGCGGATCCTCGGCCCGACCAGGACCTCCCTGGCCGAGAAGAAGGCCCGGCTGATCTTCTGCGAGCCGGACCCCGCGCTCATCCGGCCGAAGAACCCCTGGCCGCACACCTACACCCTGCCCGACGGCATCGGTCCCGTCTCCGGCCGCACCGTCGTCAACCACGCGGGCGTCTTCTGCGCCGAGCGTCTCGACATCGGCACCCGGTTCTTCCTCCAGCATCTGCCGTACGGGCCCGGGGCTGGGCGTGTGGTGGACCTGGGCTGCGGCAATGGCGTGGTCGGTACGGCGATGGCGCTGGCCGACCCGGAGGCCGAGGTGCTGTTCGTGGACGAGTCGTACCAGGCGGTGGCCTCGGCGGAGGCGACGTACCGCGCCAACTCCGAAGGGGCCGTCGGCAAGGCGGAGTTCCGCGTCGGCGACGGGCTGACCGGCGTCCCGCCCGAGAGCGTCGACCTCGTGCTCAACAACCCGCCCTTCCACTCCCACCAGGCGACGACCGACGCAACGGCCTGGCGGATGTTCTCCGGGGCGCGCCGGTCACTGCGGCCGGGCGGCGAGCTGTGGGTGGTCGGCAACCGGCACCTCGGCTACCACGTGAAGCTGCGGCGCCTCTTCGGCAACAGCCAAGTCGTGGCCAGTGACGCGAAGTTCGTGGTCCTGAAGGCCGTCAAGAAGTAG
- a CDS encoding DUF4865 family protein, producing MHAMQYALTLPADYDMTVIRDRVARRGHLLDDWEGLGVKTYLIRERGVHGSPVNQYAPFYLWNTVAGMNSFLWGGGFQGIADDFGRPQVRQWTGLTYEEGVAAHSPARVAVLRRQPAADGVPLAEIAEEAVCETGRLAGEDGALLAAAAVDTSRWELVHFSLWEHATPKADGDAYEVLHMSAPGRDRLRT from the coding sequence TTGCACGCCATGCAGTACGCGCTCACTCTGCCCGCCGACTACGACATGACCGTCATCCGCGACCGGGTCGCCCGCAGGGGGCATCTGCTCGACGACTGGGAGGGCCTCGGCGTCAAGACGTACCTGATACGCGAGCGTGGTGTGCACGGATCTCCGGTGAACCAGTACGCCCCGTTCTATCTGTGGAACACGGTGGCGGGCATGAACTCCTTTCTCTGGGGCGGCGGTTTCCAGGGGATCGCCGATGACTTCGGCAGGCCGCAGGTCCGGCAGTGGACGGGGCTGACGTACGAGGAGGGCGTCGCCGCCCACTCCCCCGCTCGCGTCGCGGTGCTGCGGCGCCAACCTGCGGCGGACGGCGTGCCGTTGGCCGAGATCGCGGAGGAGGCCGTATGCGAGACCGGTCGGCTGGCCGGGGAGGACGGCGCGCTGCTCGCGGCGGCTGCCGTGGACACCAGCCGTTGGGAACTCGTCCACTTCTCCCTCTGGGAACACGCCACGCCCAAGGCCGACGGCGACGCGTACGAGGTGCTGCATATGTCGGCGCCGGGGCGGGATCGATTGCGTACCTAG
- a CDS encoding ROK family protein, producing the protein MNGKPTPRAAGEGTTRTRLDRGRGALGPALELVHTGRAPTRAVLTAELGVTRATAGAVAAELEALGLIRVDARPGAAAGSQGRPSHRLRVAEDGPVALAAQVHADGFRAALVGLGGRIVATTPGCEIVDADPAKVLGSVVDAGAQLLHQTGRYCVGAGLAVPSAVAEPEGTALNPLHLAWPAGAPVREIFAERIHAAGITGPAFAANDVNLAALAEHRHGAGRGARDLLCVATGHRGVGGALVLNGRLHTGSSGLALEVGHLTVNPEGRPCHCGSRGCLDVEADPLAFLTAAGRDPGSEVSLLQEANDLIRDHYTDPAVRTATETLIDRLGLGLAGLVNILNPDRIILGGLHRTLLDADPERLRAVVADRSLWGQSGGVPILPCTLDHNSLVGAAELAWQPVLDDPLAALTPR; encoded by the coding sequence ATGAACGGCAAGCCGACCCCCCGAGCAGCGGGAGAAGGAACCACGAGGACCCGGCTCGACCGCGGACGCGGCGCGCTCGGGCCCGCGCTGGAGCTCGTACACACGGGACGCGCGCCGACGCGGGCCGTGCTCACCGCCGAACTGGGGGTCACGCGGGCGACGGCGGGCGCGGTGGCCGCGGAGCTGGAGGCGCTCGGGCTGATCCGGGTCGACGCCCGCCCCGGCGCCGCCGCCGGTTCGCAGGGGCGGCCCTCGCACCGGCTCCGGGTCGCCGAGGACGGTCCTGTCGCCCTCGCCGCCCAGGTGCACGCCGACGGTTTCCGCGCGGCGCTGGTCGGGCTCGGCGGCCGTATCGTCGCGACCACGCCGGGCTGCGAGATCGTCGACGCCGACCCGGCGAAGGTGCTCGGCTCGGTCGTCGACGCGGGCGCCCAGCTCCTCCACCAGACCGGACGTTACTGCGTGGGCGCCGGACTCGCCGTGCCCTCCGCCGTCGCCGAACCCGAGGGCACCGCCCTCAACCCGCTCCATCTGGCCTGGCCGGCGGGCGCACCCGTACGGGAGATCTTCGCGGAGCGGATCCACGCGGCCGGAATCACCGGCCCCGCCTTCGCCGCCAACGACGTCAACCTCGCCGCGCTCGCCGAACACCGCCACGGCGCGGGCCGCGGCGCCCGCGACCTGCTGTGTGTGGCCACCGGACACCGCGGCGTGGGCGGCGCGCTCGTCCTCAACGGCCGCCTGCACACGGGCAGTTCGGGCCTGGCACTCGAAGTCGGCCACCTCACGGTCAACCCCGAGGGCCGCCCCTGCCACTGCGGCAGCCGAGGCTGCCTGGACGTCGAGGCGGACCCCCTCGCCTTCCTCACCGCGGCGGGTCGCGACCCCGGCTCCGAGGTCTCGCTCCTCCAGGAAGCGAACGATCTGATCCGCGACCACTACACCGACCCGGCCGTCCGCACGGCCACCGAGACACTGATCGACCGACTGGGCCTGGGACTTGCCGGGCTGGTCAACATCCTCAACCCAGACCGCATCATCCTCGGCGGACTCCACCGCACCCTCCTCGACGCCGACCCGGAACGCCTGCGCGCCGTCGTCGCCGACCGCAGCCTGTGGGGCCAGAGCGGCGGCGTACCGATTCTCCCCTGCACGCTCGACCACAACAGCCTGGTGGGAGCGGCAGAGTTGGCCTGGCAGCCGGTGCTCGACGACCCGCTCGCCGCGCTCACACCCCGGTAA
- a CDS encoding SHOCT domain-containing protein: MQTLAHFGDGGPGPWILFFPVIWALVIGGGIALLRRTVWRGRRGPWRTEAVADNSPITVLGHRFASGEIDEDEYWRRLSVLDEQFGRTGKGGTA, translated from the coding sequence ATGCAGACCCTGGCGCACTTCGGCGACGGCGGGCCCGGCCCGTGGATCCTGTTCTTCCCGGTGATCTGGGCACTGGTCATCGGCGGCGGCATCGCGCTCCTGCGCCGCACAGTGTGGCGCGGACGCCGCGGCCCCTGGCGGACCGAAGCCGTAGCCGACAACTCACCCATCACCGTGCTCGGCCACCGCTTCGCCTCCGGCGAGATCGACGAGGACGAGTACTGGCGCCGACTGTCCGTCCTGGACGAGCAGTTCGGCCGCACCGGCAAGGGCGGCACAGCATGA
- a CDS encoding alpha-ketoglutarate-dependent dioxygenase AlkB family protein, with translation MNAELFPRSRTEVAPGAVHVPNWLDAGRQRELLEACRDWARPPAGLRTVHTPGGGTMTSRQVCLGWHWYPYGYARTVVDGDGSPVKPFPEWLGELGRRAVADAFGGDEAFEGEPTAPYDIALINFYDADARMGMHRDSDEKSDAPVVSLSLGDTCVFRFGNTQSRTRPYTDVELRSGDLFVFGGPARLAYHGVPRVHPGTAPPELGLTGRLNVTLRASGF, from the coding sequence ATGAACGCCGAGCTGTTTCCCCGGAGTCGTACGGAGGTCGCGCCGGGCGCGGTGCATGTGCCGAACTGGCTGGACGCCGGACGCCAGCGCGAACTGCTCGAAGCCTGCCGCGACTGGGCGCGCCCACCCGCCGGTCTGCGCACGGTCCACACACCCGGCGGCGGCACGATGACGTCGCGGCAGGTCTGTCTCGGCTGGCACTGGTATCCGTACGGGTACGCGCGCACGGTCGTCGATGGCGACGGCTCGCCCGTGAAGCCGTTCCCGGAGTGGCTGGGCGAGCTCGGCCGTCGCGCGGTGGCCGATGCCTTCGGGGGCGACGAGGCTTTCGAGGGCGAGCCGACAGCTCCGTACGACATCGCCCTGATCAACTTCTACGACGCCGACGCCCGCATGGGCATGCACCGCGACAGCGACGAGAAGTCCGACGCCCCGGTGGTGTCTCTGAGCCTCGGCGACACCTGCGTCTTCCGCTTCGGCAACACTCAGTCCCGTACGCGCCCTTACACCGACGTGGAACTGCGCAGCGGCGACCTCTTCGTCTTCGGTGGCCCCGCCCGGCTCGCGTACCACGGCGTACCGCGCGTGCACCCGGGCACCGCGCCCCCGGAACTCGGCCTGACAGGCAGACTCAACGTCACGCTGCGGGCCAGCGGCTTCTAG
- a CDS encoding TetR/AcrR family transcriptional regulator — MSTSERLIEATRGLLWERGYVGTSPKAILERAGAGQGSMYHHFKGKQDLALAAIRKTAEEMRATAAGVLDGPGTPYERIEAYLRRERDVLRGCPIGRLTMDPDVTASAELRAPVDETLDWLRERIARIVEEGQEQGQFAPSLDGEEIGAAVVATVQGGYVLARASGSPVAFDAGVRGLLSLLGTAAPKDRPARPARPA, encoded by the coding sequence ATGAGCACGTCGGAGCGTCTGATCGAGGCCACCCGTGGGCTGCTGTGGGAGCGCGGTTATGTGGGCACCAGCCCCAAGGCCATCCTGGAGCGCGCGGGCGCCGGCCAAGGCAGCATGTACCACCACTTCAAGGGAAAGCAGGACCTCGCCCTGGCCGCGATCCGGAAGACCGCCGAGGAGATGCGGGCTACCGCCGCGGGAGTACTCGACGGGCCTGGCACGCCGTACGAGCGCATCGAGGCGTATCTGCGGCGGGAGCGCGATGTGCTGCGCGGCTGTCCCATAGGGCGGCTCACGATGGACCCCGACGTGACTGCCAGTGCGGAGCTGCGCGCTCCGGTCGACGAGACGCTCGACTGGCTGCGTGAGCGGATCGCGCGGATCGTCGAAGAGGGCCAGGAACAGGGCCAGTTCGCGCCCTCGCTGGACGGCGAGGAGATCGGGGCGGCCGTCGTCGCGACCGTCCAGGGCGGTTATGTGCTGGCCCGCGCGTCCGGTTCACCCGTGGCGTTCGACGCGGGTGTACGAGGGCTGCTGTCACTGCTCGGGACCGCCGCCCCGAAAGACCGTCCCGCCCGTCCCGCCCGTCCCGCCTGA
- a CDS encoding AraC family transcriptional regulator → MRETHVHLGEPPVVVNAGVGVHGVASRTDVFRLPELWQLHLYQYEAELIVDGTSHAVRPGRVSLVPPGTTVRFRYQGRSEHLYAHLRIAPAGSPRTLPVMQDAGPELPTLTSLLLQAIASVPGAPERTRAEIWTALWRIAHLTPDAAGRPGPHPAVTAAIAYIEANLAAALTVPAVAHAAGVSHNHLTRLFRTTTGGTVVAYVRRRRLDRAHHLLRASTLSIPAVAASVGIPDLQAFNKACRRELGASPRALRGATGSPSGATS, encoded by the coding sequence ATGCGGGAGACGCACGTCCACCTTGGAGAACCGCCCGTCGTGGTGAACGCCGGCGTCGGTGTGCACGGCGTCGCGAGCCGTACCGATGTGTTCCGGCTGCCCGAGCTATGGCAGCTTCACCTGTACCAGTACGAAGCGGAGCTGATCGTCGACGGCACCTCGCACGCCGTCCGCCCCGGCCGGGTCAGCCTCGTACCGCCCGGCACGACGGTCCGTTTCCGCTACCAGGGCCGCTCCGAACACCTCTACGCGCATCTGCGCATCGCCCCCGCCGGATCGCCGCGCACCCTCCCCGTGATGCAGGACGCCGGGCCCGAACTCCCCACGCTCACCAGCCTGTTGCTCCAAGCGATCGCCTCCGTGCCCGGCGCGCCCGAACGCACCAGGGCCGAGATCTGGACGGCCCTGTGGCGCATCGCCCACCTCACCCCGGACGCCGCCGGGCGCCCCGGCCCTCACCCGGCCGTCACCGCTGCGATCGCGTACATCGAAGCGAACCTGGCCGCCGCGCTCACCGTGCCAGCCGTCGCCCACGCCGCCGGCGTCTCGCACAACCACCTGACCCGGCTCTTCCGCACCACGACGGGCGGCACGGTCGTCGCATACGTCCGACGCCGCAGACTGGACCGGGCCCACCACCTGCTGCGCGCCTCGACCCTCTCCATCCCGGCGGTCGCCGCATCCGTCGGCATCCCCGACCTGCAGGCCTTCAACAAGGCGTGTCGACGCGAACTGGGAGCCTCACCACGCGCCCTGCGCGGCGCGACCGGGTCCCCCTCCGGCGCTACTTCTTGA
- a CDS encoding ATP-binding protein, whose translation MISQPSRHCTVELQALPSRIGQVRRIVSAQLRYWHLDALIDRAALGVTELLTNVHRHAEPDKLCTVEIELLLDRLTVSVRDRDPRLPEVRDASPSATCGRGLAMVAAMSESWGVRPDGESGKVVWFTLAAPAPAVTLPPCPPYGAVTETAVTETAVHGAPLGAVG comes from the coding sequence GTGATCAGTCAGCCAAGCAGGCACTGCACGGTGGAGCTCCAAGCCCTGCCGTCGCGGATCGGCCAGGTCCGCAGGATCGTCTCGGCGCAACTGCGCTACTGGCATCTCGACGCCTTGATAGACCGGGCCGCGCTGGGGGTGACCGAGTTGCTGACCAACGTTCACCGGCATGCGGAGCCCGACAAGCTGTGCACCGTGGAGATCGAGCTGCTGCTCGACCGGCTCACGGTGTCGGTGCGGGACCGCGATCCGCGGCTTCCCGAAGTGCGGGACGCCTCGCCCTCCGCCACTTGCGGTCGTGGCCTTGCGATGGTCGCCGCGATGAGTGAGAGCTGGGGGGTGCGGCCGGACGGCGAGTCCGGCAAGGTCGTGTGGTTCACGCTTGCGGCGCCGGCGCCTGCGGTGACGCTGCCGCCGTGTCCGCCGTATGGGGCGGTTACGGAGACGGCGGTTACGGAGACGGCGGTGCACGGCGCTCCGCTGGGGGCGGTTGGTTAG
- the ilvY gene encoding HTH-type transcriptional activator IlvY, translating to MLDDHRELRLFLHLAQTLNFGRTSLDCHVSPATLTRTVQRLEAGLGHRLFDRGPRGVSLTAEGHRFRAYAMEALELWRTYREEHPDPAELTGRLALFATVTACQALLPDLLAPFRTARPQVRLDLRTGDAAAALARLDEGEVDAAVAGIPARLPGPLVSRTVAVTELVFVTARDRADDGLGLDGPFVLPHRGLVREAADRWFRTRGLTPEVAAEPDGHEGLLTLVALGCGTGVVPRLVLEHSAVRDRLAVLPATPPPERFPIGLCVRRADLRRPLVSALWSLTGV from the coding sequence ATGCTCGATGACCATCGTGAGCTGCGGCTGTTCCTGCATCTGGCGCAGACACTGAACTTCGGCCGGACGAGTCTGGACTGTCATGTCAGTCCCGCGACGCTGACCCGTACCGTGCAGCGCCTCGAGGCCGGGCTCGGCCACCGGCTCTTCGACCGTGGCCCGCGCGGGGTGTCGCTGACGGCGGAGGGGCACCGCTTCCGCGCGTACGCGATGGAGGCGCTGGAGTTGTGGCGCACGTACCGCGAGGAGCATCCGGATCCGGCCGAACTCACCGGCAGGCTCGCCTTGTTCGCGACGGTGACGGCCTGTCAGGCGCTGCTGCCCGATCTCCTCGCACCCTTTCGCACCGCACGTCCCCAGGTACGCCTCGACCTGCGCACCGGCGACGCGGCAGCCGCGCTCGCCCGGCTCGACGAGGGCGAGGTCGACGCGGCGGTCGCGGGCATTCCGGCGAGACTGCCGGGTCCGCTGGTCAGCCGGACGGTGGCGGTCACCGAGCTGGTCTTTGTCACGGCCCGCGACCGTGCGGACGACGGGCTCGGGCTCGACGGGCCGTTCGTGCTGCCCCACCGCGGACTGGTGCGCGAGGCGGCCGACCGCTGGTTTCGCACGCGGGGCCTCACGCCCGAGGTGGCGGCCGAACCCGACGGCCATGAAGGGCTGTTGACACTGGTCGCGCTGGGCTGCGGCACCGGTGTCGTACCCCGTCTCGTGCTCGAGCACAGTGCGGTGCGCGACCGGCTGGCCGTGCTTCCCGCCACTCCCCCGCCTGAGCGGTTCCCGATCGGCCTGTGCGTACGACGCGCCGATCTGCGGCGGCCGTTGGTGTCGGCGCTGTGGAGCCTTACCGGGGTGTGA